The DNA region TCTGCGGGCGGTCGAGATGCTCGACAAGGTCGGCATCCCCAACGCCAAGCTGCGCGTGGACGACTACCCGCACCAGTTCAGCGGCGGCATGCGGCAGCGCGCCATGATCGCGATGGCGCTGGTGTGCAACCCCGACCTGCTGATCGCGGACGAGCCGACGACCGCGCTCGACGTGACCGTACAGGCGCAGATCCTCGACCTGCTCAAGGACCTTCAGCAGGAGTTCGGTTCGGCGATCATCTTCATCACCCACGACCTGGGTGTGATCGCCAACGTCGCGGACGACATCCTCGTGATGTACGGCGGCCGTGCCGTCGAGCGCGGAAGCGTCGCCGAAGTGCTGCGCGCGCCCCGGCACCCCTACACCTGGGGACTGTTGAGTTCCATGCCGCGCCTCTCCAGCGACGTCAACGAAGAGCTGGTCCCGATCAAGGGCACACCCCCGAGCCTGCTCGCGCCGCCTCCTGGCTGCCCGTTCCACCCGCGGTGCAACTACGTGGACGAGGTGGCCGGCGACAAGTCCTGCTCCGCCGACCGGCCCGTGCTGCCGGCCGGGCGTGGCGCCGCCTGCCATCTGACGGCCGAGCAGAAGAAGACCTTCTTCATCGAGCAGATCAAACCCCGGCTGGGCTAGGGAGAATCACAGCAATGAGCGAAGAACTCACCCTGACCAAGCCGCAGGACGATGTGCCGGCCTCGGGCGAGCCGCTGCTGACGGTGAACGGCCTGACCAAGCACTTCCCGATCATGGGCGGTTTCCCGTTCAAGCGGCAGGTGGGCGCGGTCCAGGCAGTCGACGGGATCGACATGACGGTGATGCCGGGCGAGAGCTTCGGCCTCGTCGGCGAGTCCGGCTGCGGCAAGTCCACTACGGGGCGGCTGCTGACGCGGCTGCTGGAGCCCACACGCGGCACGATCTCCTACCGCGGCCGTGACATCTCCCACGCCAGCCGCAAGCAACTGGCGCCCGTACGCTCCGAGATCCAGATGATCTTCCAGGACCCGTACTCGTCGCTGAACCCCCGGCAGACGGTCGGCTCCATCATCGGCAACCCGATGGAGGTCAACGGGATCAACCCGCCCGGCGGCCGGGAGAAGCGCATCC from Streptomyces marispadix includes:
- a CDS encoding ABC transporter ATP-binding protein → MTTLTQEADVPAPRDAGASGAFLSVRDLYVHFDTEGGTVKAVDGLSFDLERGSTLGIVGESGSGKSVTNLSILGLHNPKKTAVSGEILLDGQELTGAREKTLESLRGNKMAMIFQDPLTALSPYYTVGRQIAEPYRKHMGASKREAHLRAVEMLDKVGIPNAKLRVDDYPHQFSGGMRQRAMIAMALVCNPDLLIADEPTTALDVTVQAQILDLLKDLQQEFGSAIIFITHDLGVIANVADDILVMYGGRAVERGSVAEVLRAPRHPYTWGLLSSMPRLSSDVNEELVPIKGTPPSLLAPPPGCPFHPRCNYVDEVAGDKSCSADRPVLPAGRGAACHLTAEQKKTFFIEQIKPRLG